The Legionella sp. PATHC032 genome has a window encoding:
- a CDS encoding efflux transporter outer membrane subunit yields the protein MLKILVLLSCLILSSCLVGPNFKEPKKDAANYWLTSSPTIKQSAFQNANWWKVFNDPTLTTLINNGYHNNLSLQIAGVRVLQARAQLAQSVGELYPQQQAMVGDYNYNRIGGNQLQGLLPPDFLTASLGFSASWELDFWGKYRRAIQSNDALFLASLAAYDSALVTLTSDIASTFIKIRTSEELIKVTKANIQVQAMSLKIAKDRYYGGQTSLLDVEQAATELAETQSKLPQYVSDLQHQKDILAVLLGTTPDKVDGLLKKNKGIPKASAVVEVGIPKEVIARRPDVYQARMEAIAQSAAIGAVKANLYPSLSLVGTFVFASNNIGNSTISDIFNWSNRNIVAGPSLTWPLLNYGQITNAVRAQDAAFQQALLNYLNLVLKVQQEVQDNITRYVEGQKTVSSLKTANAAAIESTRLALVRYKEGEANYTTVLNAEQQQLRVQTSLVNATGELSLALVGLYRSLGGGWQIRGKNDIVSNQIKSEMAARTNWGSLLKQENHLPPDSNGQRMKQLYLPTW from the coding sequence ATGTTGAAAATCCTTGTTCTCTTAAGTTGTTTGATTCTAAGCTCTTGTCTGGTCGGGCCAAATTTTAAAGAGCCTAAAAAAGACGCTGCCAATTATTGGCTTACTTCAAGCCCTACAATAAAACAATCCGCCTTTCAAAATGCAAATTGGTGGAAAGTCTTTAATGATCCCACTTTAACCACATTAATCAATAATGGTTATCATAACAATCTCTCCTTGCAAATCGCAGGAGTTCGCGTTTTGCAAGCAAGGGCACAGCTTGCTCAATCGGTTGGGGAGCTTTATCCCCAGCAGCAAGCTATGGTAGGAGATTATAATTATAATCGAATCGGGGGCAATCAATTACAGGGGCTTCTTCCCCCCGATTTTTTAACGGCCAGTCTTGGATTTTCCGCAAGCTGGGAACTTGATTTTTGGGGAAAATACCGAAGAGCCATTCAATCTAATGATGCCCTTTTCCTTGCTTCTCTAGCCGCTTATGATTCCGCATTGGTTACTCTCACGTCAGATATTGCCAGTACTTTTATTAAAATCCGCACCAGCGAAGAATTAATCAAGGTAACAAAAGCGAATATCCAGGTGCAGGCCATGAGTCTTAAAATCGCAAAGGACCGTTATTATGGTGGTCAAACCAGTTTACTGGATGTGGAACAAGCAGCAACAGAACTTGCGGAAACCCAATCAAAACTGCCTCAATACGTCAGTGACCTCCAACATCAAAAAGATATTTTGGCTGTATTGCTTGGCACCACTCCCGATAAAGTGGATGGCTTGCTCAAAAAAAATAAAGGGATACCAAAAGCTTCGGCGGTAGTGGAAGTTGGAATTCCCAAAGAGGTGATAGCGCGAAGGCCGGATGTCTATCAAGCCAGAATGGAGGCTATAGCCCAATCAGCCGCAATTGGCGCCGTGAAGGCTAATCTTTATCCTTCACTTTCATTAGTCGGGACTTTTGTTTTTGCTTCAAATAATATCGGCAATTCTACCATTAGTGATATATTTAACTGGTCTAATCGCAATATAGTCGCAGGTCCGTCACTGACATGGCCTTTATTAAACTATGGCCAAATCACGAATGCGGTGCGGGCTCAGGATGCTGCTTTCCAACAAGCCTTGCTCAACTATCTTAATTTGGTGCTCAAAGTGCAGCAGGAAGTTCAAGATAACATTACTCGCTATGTTGAGGGGCAAAAAACAGTTTCTTCACTTAAAACAGCCAATGCTGCTGCCATAGAATCGACAAGACTGGCTTTAGTAAGATATAAAGAAGGAGAGGCAAATTATACCACTGTATTGAATGCAGAACAGCAACAATTGCGAGTACAAACTTCGCTGGTCAATGCCACAGGCGAGTTGTCTCTGGCTCTGGTTGGCTTATACCGCTCTCTTGGAGGCGGTTGGCAAATACGAGGCAAGAATGATATTGTTTCAAATCAAATAAAAAGTGAAATGGCTGCTCGTACTAACTGGGGCAGTTTATTGAAGCAAGAAAATCATTTGCCTCCAGACTCCAACGGGCAACGAATGAAACAACTATATTTACCAACTTGGTGA
- a CDS encoding MFS transporter yields the protein MSVSRVAAWFVWIIVSIFYAYQYVLRVMPNIMLDDITQQFHIDATIFGQFSGIYYIGYSLMHLPIGIMLDRFGPRKVMTGCIMLTVIGLLPILFAENWVYPVIGRALIGIGSSAAILGTFKIIRMTFKEKHFPRMLSFSVMIGLIGAVYGGGPVSYMCQLMGYKMVVEIFVGIGLVLAGITYLIIPDVQPSRQDSVISNIRMVFGNSKVILLCCFAGLMLGPLEGFSDVWGSGFLKMAYSLNTNTANYLPSMIYIGMCFGAPVLSLIAEKTGYYLGTIIASGVVMFLVFALLVGGVLTVPSITISFILVGICCSYQILAIYKVSTYVPDNLAGLTTAIANMIIMIFGYGFHSVIGYVVNMYGGTHAARAFVYGVGVIPVTLAVGVMGFLFLAYQEKNFTPDASFASPELR from the coding sequence ATGTCTGTTTCACGAGTTGCTGCGTGGTTTGTGTGGATCATAGTGTCTATATTTTACGCATATCAATATGTTCTAAGAGTTATGCCCAATATTATGTTGGATGATATTACCCAGCAATTTCACATTGATGCTACAATTTTTGGGCAATTTTCCGGTATTTATTACATTGGTTATTCTTTGATGCATTTGCCTATTGGGATTATGCTCGATCGTTTTGGCCCAAGAAAAGTGATGACGGGATGCATCATGTTGACCGTGATTGGTTTACTTCCTATTTTGTTTGCTGAAAATTGGGTTTATCCAGTGATAGGAAGAGCCCTGATAGGTATAGGTTCATCGGCTGCCATTTTAGGAACATTTAAAATAATACGCATGACATTTAAGGAGAAACATTTTCCAAGGATGTTGAGTTTTTCAGTCATGATAGGACTTATTGGCGCGGTATATGGTGGAGGTCCTGTAAGTTATATGTGTCAACTTATGGGCTATAAAATGGTGGTGGAAATATTTGTAGGCATAGGACTAGTGCTGGCTGGTATTACCTATCTGATCATTCCCGATGTACAGCCTTCTCGTCAGGATAGCGTGATTTCTAATATCAGAATGGTTTTTGGTAATAGTAAAGTGATTCTGTTGTGTTGTTTTGCAGGATTGATGCTGGGGCCACTTGAAGGTTTTTCTGATGTATGGGGCTCTGGCTTTTTAAAAATGGCATACAGTTTGAACACAAACACGGCAAATTATCTTCCTTCAATGATCTATATTGGCATGTGTTTTGGTGCTCCTGTATTAAGTCTGATCGCAGAAAAAACAGGGTATTACCTTGGAACTATCATCGCATCAGGCGTGGTTATGTTTTTGGTATTTGCTCTGCTTGTCGGAGGTGTTCTGACTGTTCCCAGTATAACAATAAGTTTTATCCTGGTTGGCATTTGTTGCTCTTATCAAATTTTGGCGATTTATAAAGTATCCACTTATGTTCCCGATAATCTTGCGGGGCTTACTACTGCAATTGCCAATATGATTATTATGATTTTTGGGTATGGTTTTCATTCTGTGATTGGTTATGTCGTCAATATGTATGGGGGAACACATGCAGCTCGCGCTTTTGTTTATGGAGTTGGGGTGATTCCTGTGACATTGGCTGTTGGCGTGATGGGCTTTTTGTTTTTGGCCTATCAAGAGAAAAATTTTACCCCGGATGCTTCCTTTGCCTCTCCTGAATTACGATAA
- a CDS encoding Lrp/AsnC family transcriptional regulator: MILDRTDKKILEILQSNCEINNQELADLVALSPSSCLRRVKLLTDNGYIKKQVALLEPEKVGLKLTVIVLVGLNNHQPEIMNQFEKTIQLFPEVIQCYLITGQSADYLLKIIVPDLNAYQAFLLGKLTRINGVASVHSSFILRNVCDTTALPLDHLD; the protein is encoded by the coding sequence ATGATACTCGATCGTACTGATAAAAAAATACTTGAAATACTCCAATCAAATTGCGAAATCAATAACCAGGAATTGGCCGACCTTGTGGCGTTATCTCCTTCTTCCTGCCTGCGTCGAGTCAAATTATTAACAGATAATGGTTATATTAAGAAACAGGTTGCCCTGCTTGAGCCAGAAAAAGTAGGATTAAAATTGACCGTCATTGTTTTAGTAGGGTTAAATAACCATCAGCCAGAGATTATGAATCAATTTGAAAAAACCATTCAACTTTTCCCGGAAGTCATTCAATGTTACCTGATTACAGGTCAATCTGCTGATTATTTATTGAAGATAATTGTGCCTGATTTAAACGCTTATCAAGCGTTTTTATTAGGAAAATTAACACGCATCAATGGCGTTGCAAGTGTTCATTCCAGCTTTATATTACGCAATGTTTGTGACACGACCGCCCTACCCCTTGATCATTTGGATTAG
- a CDS encoding DUF1328 family protein, with amino-acid sequence MLSWAPIFFIIAIIAAAFGFGGIAVAAAGIAKILFFLFLVMFVIFLIMGLLGRRGPPPV; translated from the coding sequence ATGTTAAGTTGGGCACCTATCTTTTTTATCATTGCAATTATTGCAGCCGCGTTTGGATTTGGCGGCATTGCAGTGGCTGCCGCTGGAATTGCAAAAATATTATTCTTTCTATTTTTGGTGATGTTTGTCATATTTCTTATTATGGGATTACTCGGGCGTCGTGGCCCTCCTCCTGTTTAG
- a CDS encoding DSD1 family PLP-dependent enzyme → MKEKYIGLHKIELNTPCLVIDYEKLKYNLKMMQQHGFNWDIGIRPHCKTHKCSQIARLQLEYGAIGISAAKLSEAEVLISKQITNVLITSPIVSEAKYSRLFNCLKSAPDLMLVVDNKDNIRALNELGKSLNQPVQVLLDIDSGIGRTGIHPQTALEYGHFINGMNWLKLKGIQCYAGHLQHIQNYDERRAFSLSIMEMASKIVQNFREADLPCEILTGTGTGTFDIDVEASEITEIQPGSYAVMDVEYGSIGSKNNPSSFQLFKNSMTLLTSVISSNRKEHVTVDAGTKSIYVDPHHKPHIISHPGLLYDWGGFGDEHGKVFSCEGGSHFLQNGDVLELIVPHCDPTINLYDKFYITENNVVVDIWDIDMRGKSQ, encoded by the coding sequence ATGAAAGAAAAATACATCGGGCTTCATAAGATAGAGTTAAATACACCATGTCTTGTAATTGATTATGAAAAGCTGAAATACAACTTAAAAATGATGCAGCAACATGGCTTCAACTGGGATATAGGAATAAGGCCACATTGTAAAACTCATAAATGTTCTCAAATCGCACGTTTACAACTTGAATATGGGGCAATAGGGATTTCTGCTGCCAAGCTATCAGAAGCTGAAGTCTTGATATCTAAACAAATTACAAATGTTTTGATTACTTCACCCATTGTATCCGAGGCCAAGTATTCAAGATTATTTAATTGTCTTAAATCAGCACCTGATTTAATGCTGGTTGTGGATAACAAGGATAATATTCGCGCGCTTAATGAACTCGGTAAGTCGCTAAACCAACCAGTTCAAGTCTTGCTTGATATCGATTCAGGTATTGGCCGAACCGGCATTCATCCCCAGACAGCATTGGAATACGGTCATTTCATCAATGGGATGAATTGGCTCAAGCTAAAAGGAATTCAATGTTATGCAGGCCATTTGCAACACATCCAAAACTATGACGAAAGAAGAGCATTCTCTCTAAGCATTATGGAAATGGCCAGCAAGATTGTTCAGAATTTTAGAGAAGCTGATCTCCCTTGTGAAATATTAACCGGCACCGGAACTGGTACTTTCGATATTGATGTTGAGGCGAGCGAAATAACGGAAATCCAACCTGGCTCATATGCTGTAATGGATGTTGAGTATGGTTCAATTGGTTCAAAAAATAACCCATCAAGCTTTCAACTATTTAAAAACTCGATGACTCTTTTAACGAGCGTGATAAGCAGTAATCGTAAAGAGCACGTTACTGTTGATGCAGGAACGAAATCAATTTATGTCGATCCTCATCATAAACCACATATTATTAGTCATCCCGGACTGCTTTATGATTGGGGTGGGTTTGGAGATGAGCATGGCAAGGTATTTTCTTGTGAAGGCGGAAGTCATTTCCTGCAAAATGGAGATGTTTTAGAGCTTATCGTTCCTCATTGTGATCCGACAATAAACTTGTATGATAAGTTTTATATCACAGAAAATAATGTTGTTGTCGATATTTGGGATATCGACATGCGTGGAAAATCACAATAA
- a CDS encoding SidE phosphodiesterase domain-containing protein, which translates to MKTKLNKSILFKQGNAGELFESFIQKVDENAKPNQLEEIIAVAKPQVIAPVTKNTHTKQFEIIVSTLLTNKSNIVFTEKNGKYFVNIKGTETNLDDILANMQRSQINLSTEQLNQYANYVDTEAGIKVTIPDAAKKPIHMSCQELKGKATKLQHLHEGEIAGLNIYTQQYYEFMNGLLRGQHPYKGSDANFQENMRQVILHSAAALSGISKGQKHNLPLTFRYDGDTLPKPIIEKRIQCAQSKGIGLEVYEDTAFVSSAFEKPVSTFNGPIRTVFYGMQGLDIGEISRYPAEREFLIAPGKVKYLHHREENKKHYFLACSVTPPASIKQISNLPNGGTYKQAENIAVEAERDMVKKFAQFAIDVTNQYLEGKAEKDKSKWSILANIDNTYGKGSYKIQFAEELKTSLNGLLHNLRNGYVEHKAAHNRIIEILHQAIEKAQTIDNISLSYAKGQDSSGVLSKTLQYICFRVEDEMKGLETFKSSITEYFAEHQSFFESPRNIEVIDKLHKDYLSKPYDQSEKNIDPNKGDWTLNCGNNKILHRPNHGLSHTLRGAALVPEVLYSYATHSTDKKTREMVQNLSKDDIKRMQVAMLFSVVGRKSELGFNDNKVVYGGYRQDSAKLFEQYAKTHYKDLFTSPEQIAYWKYLVLDYGNPTFQPHVNKPEQAIIAKIMRQCHCLDLLRCYPKEEFAKKVTKPLQDDLGVDAANNLINYSKTLLEKTGDRLISMDTKGYNLQEHWLNNTDVSHCINTLNSASQHAPHQQYVVKHEEEESLDSDMWVKL; encoded by the coding sequence ATGAAAACTAAACTAAACAAATCAATCCTTTTTAAACAAGGAAATGCTGGTGAGCTTTTTGAATCTTTTATTCAAAAAGTTGATGAAAACGCCAAGCCTAATCAACTTGAGGAAATTATCGCTGTTGCAAAACCCCAAGTCATAGCCCCTGTAACAAAAAATACACATACCAAACAATTTGAAATTATAGTATCCACTTTACTAACCAATAAATCCAATATTGTCTTTACAGAAAAGAATGGCAAATATTTTGTAAATATAAAAGGCACAGAAACAAATCTGGATGACATTCTGGCTAACATGCAACGCTCTCAAATAAATCTGTCTACTGAACAACTAAATCAGTATGCTAATTACGTTGATACAGAAGCAGGAATTAAAGTTACAATTCCAGATGCTGCAAAAAAACCAATACATATGAGTTGTCAAGAATTGAAAGGTAAAGCAACCAAATTACAACATCTTCATGAAGGTGAAATTGCTGGATTAAATATATATACCCAACAATATTATGAATTTATGAATGGCTTATTAAGAGGCCAGCATCCATACAAAGGAAGCGATGCGAACTTTCAGGAAAATATGCGTCAGGTAATACTCCATAGCGCAGCAGCACTCTCAGGAATTAGTAAAGGTCAAAAGCATAACCTTCCATTGACCTTCCGATACGACGGAGACACCCTTCCCAAGCCTATTATTGAAAAAAGAATTCAATGCGCCCAGTCAAAAGGTATAGGACTAGAAGTTTATGAAGACACCGCTTTTGTCAGTAGTGCTTTTGAAAAACCTGTATCCACTTTTAATGGACCCATTCGAACCGTATTTTATGGTATGCAAGGGTTGGATATAGGAGAAATCTCACGTTATCCTGCTGAGCGTGAATTTTTAATCGCTCCTGGTAAAGTGAAATACCTGCACCATCGAGAAGAAAATAAAAAACACTATTTCCTGGCATGTTCCGTCACTCCTCCTGCAAGCATAAAACAAATATCAAATTTGCCAAACGGGGGTACTTATAAACAAGCGGAAAACATAGCAGTCGAAGCAGAGAGGGATATGGTAAAAAAATTCGCACAATTTGCTATCGATGTGACAAATCAATATCTTGAAGGCAAAGCTGAAAAAGACAAAAGCAAATGGTCAATTTTAGCAAATATTGATAATACCTATGGAAAAGGCTCTTATAAAATTCAATTTGCAGAAGAACTAAAAACATCATTGAATGGATTGCTGCATAATTTACGAAATGGGTATGTTGAACATAAAGCCGCTCACAACAGAATTATTGAAATACTTCATCAGGCCATTGAAAAAGCCCAAACTATAGATAATATTTCTTTATCCTACGCAAAAGGGCAAGACAGTTCTGGAGTCCTTTCTAAAACCTTACAATACATCTGTTTTCGGGTTGAGGATGAAATGAAGGGATTAGAAACATTCAAAAGTTCAATCACTGAATATTTTGCCGAACATCAAAGCTTTTTTGAAAGTCCAAGGAATATCGAAGTCATTGATAAGTTGCATAAAGACTATCTATCAAAACCATACGACCAATCAGAAAAAAACATAGACCCCAATAAGGGCGATTGGACTTTAAATTGCGGTAATAATAAAATTCTTCATAGGCCAAATCATGGGCTGTCTCATACTTTAAGAGGTGCTGCTCTAGTTCCAGAAGTACTTTATTCCTACGCAACGCATTCCACCGATAAGAAGACCAGAGAAATGGTTCAAAATTTAAGCAAGGACGACATCAAACGAATGCAAGTCGCCATGCTATTTTCTGTTGTCGGCAGAAAAAGCGAACTGGGTTTTAATGATAACAAAGTGGTATATGGAGGATATAGACAAGACAGCGCAAAACTTTTTGAACAGTATGCAAAAACACATTATAAAGACCTATTTACCTCACCAGAGCAAATTGCCTACTGGAAGTACTTGGTACTTGACTATGGGAACCCTACTTTTCAACCCCATGTCAATAAACCTGAGCAAGCAATCATAGCGAAAATAATGAGACAATGTCATTGTCTGGATCTATTAAGATGCTATCCTAAAGAGGAGTTCGCGAAAAAGGTAACCAAACCACTTCAGGATGACTTGGGAGTTGATGCGGCTAATAATCTGATAAACTACTCCAAAACCCTTCTTGAAAAAACAGGAGATAGATTAATATCAATGGATACGAAGGGCTACAATTTACAAGAACATTGGCTTAACAACACTGACGTATCACATTGCATCAATACTCTGAACTCAGCTTCACAACACGCACCACACCAACAATATGTTGTTAAGCATGAGGAAGAGGAATCCTTAGATTCAGATATGTGGGTTAAACTATAA
- a CDS encoding helix-turn-helix transcriptional regulator — translation MNAQSKMKAYTSFLYRCYNDIFEKTPIDFWGYLYFDFQGRYLQLISEKSIIDEILNKELFIEQNLCKKNYQHDNFYVCNVDNDHVIAPGIKNCLLDRDFTYFVDIIRQDSNRVEMVTFASSHQPDSTNNFIFNNLDYLNMIAENLSSRARRLHTKDNFLTLPRECILQMNELIGSGNTNEQDNLKEIILRSSQQKMAELIKDNVFDYNQLPFSFLAAKDLTHREKEMIYLYFNDFNLSRIASIFEISKRTVERHFESIKKKLNCENIGQIIPALIKYDCSLKKGIKT, via the coding sequence ATGAATGCCCAATCCAAAATGAAAGCTTATACAAGCTTCCTGTATAGATGTTACAATGATATTTTCGAAAAAACTCCTATTGATTTCTGGGGTTATTTATATTTTGATTTTCAAGGGCGATACTTACAACTCATTTCAGAAAAATCCATCATTGACGAAATTCTTAATAAAGAATTATTCATTGAACAGAATCTTTGCAAAAAAAATTATCAACATGATAATTTTTATGTTTGCAATGTTGATAATGATCATGTGATAGCGCCTGGGATAAAGAATTGTTTATTAGATCGCGACTTCACATATTTTGTTGATATCATTCGTCAGGACTCCAATCGAGTTGAAATGGTTACCTTCGCCTCATCACATCAACCAGACAGCACCAATAATTTTATATTTAATAATCTTGATTACCTGAATATGATTGCTGAAAACCTGTCTTCAAGAGCCCGGAGATTGCATACAAAAGATAATTTTTTAACCTTACCCAGAGAATGCATACTTCAGATGAATGAATTAATCGGCTCAGGGAATACAAACGAGCAGGATAATCTTAAAGAAATTATTCTGAGATCCTCACAGCAAAAAATGGCTGAACTCATTAAAGATAATGTATTTGATTATAATCAACTTCCTTTTAGTTTTTTAGCTGCCAAAGATCTTACTCATCGAGAAAAGGAAATGATCTATTTATACTTTAATGATTTTAATTTATCGCGTATTGCTTCTATTTTTGAAATTTCGAAACGCACAGTCGAAAGACACTTTGAGAGTATTAAAAAGAAACTTAACTGCGAAAATATAGGCCAAATAATCCCTGCTTTGATTAAATATGATTGTTCTTTAAAGAAAGGCATCAAGACATAA
- the mavL gene encoding Dot/Icm T4SS effector MavL, whose translation MAYQLLLSKETLNKILQYKQNIEKGLAKPGKFFLEEISKQEKSISEMDITTFTQLLIQSKKPQVFAESQVYHDGSDWTLEEESILGDISVNMPVTMYNDGGHGSSFKNHPGPISGYLAYVPGALLASGSGPTSDMNEVLDSGKLNQDKLNALYERRLLPQLIHFNDLARQNEKQAAITIPGIGTGCFSGAYYDVIKPYVRNALIHIFEKHKDSLPYIDIIHYDPYMGDEPAEKKIGHMSFRVSPSGVVRGTTGQLAYPLGSNPDTHILVSIVAWDHFSWPGNDYWGGARQTDDGVKAASTDTMKQVTGATGVYDKKWGRYMPPESFTKDRKGMSDWGDYVRENGIVFNGPVLALDKSGKLDTLENIASRPKAKVDTTTTISELVRGMFSLFSHSTTTEPSPTVKEEESKKSGPQ comes from the coding sequence ATGGCCTATCAATTATTGCTCAGTAAAGAAACCCTGAATAAAATTTTACAATACAAACAGAATATTGAAAAAGGGCTCGCCAAGCCTGGTAAATTTTTTCTTGAAGAAATAAGTAAACAAGAAAAAAGTATTTCTGAAATGGATATCACCACATTTACTCAATTATTAATCCAGTCTAAAAAACCACAGGTTTTTGCTGAAAGCCAAGTTTATCATGATGGGTCTGATTGGACACTGGAAGAAGAGAGTATTCTTGGAGATATTAGCGTCAATATGCCAGTCACTATGTACAATGATGGCGGACATGGCTCCTCTTTCAAGAATCACCCAGGGCCAATTTCCGGTTATTTGGCGTATGTGCCAGGTGCCCTCTTGGCTTCGGGCAGTGGACCGACTTCAGATATGAATGAAGTGCTTGATAGCGGCAAACTAAATCAAGACAAATTAAACGCTTTGTATGAGCGACGTTTGTTACCTCAACTGATCCATTTTAATGATTTGGCGCGGCAAAATGAAAAGCAAGCTGCAATTACTATTCCCGGGATAGGAACAGGGTGTTTTTCAGGCGCTTATTACGATGTGATTAAACCCTATGTCAGAAATGCATTAATCCATATTTTTGAGAAACATAAAGATTCGTTACCTTACATCGATATCATTCATTATGATCCCTATATGGGAGATGAACCTGCTGAAAAGAAGATTGGCCATATGTCTTTTCGCGTGAGTCCTTCTGGCGTGGTTCGTGGTACAACAGGGCAGCTTGCCTATCCCTTAGGCAGTAATCCAGACACGCACATACTCGTTTCAATTGTTGCCTGGGATCATTTTTCCTGGCCTGGAAATGATTATTGGGGTGGCGCTCGTCAAACAGATGATGGTGTTAAAGCGGCTAGCACGGATACCATGAAGCAAGTCACAGGCGCAACTGGTGTCTATGATAAAAAATGGGGTCGATATATGCCTCCAGAATCATTTACTAAAGACCGTAAAGGTATGAGTGACTGGGGGGATTATGTCAGAGAAAATGGCATTGTATTTAATGGCCCTGTTTTAGCTCTGGATAAAAGCGGTAAATTGGATACCTTGGAAAATATTGCAAGTCGTCCCAAAGCAAAAGTTGATACTACGACCACAATTAGTGAGCTCGTTCGTGGCATGTTCAGCCTTTTTTCCCATAGTACTACGACAGAGCCTTCTCCAACTGTTAAAGAGGAAGAATCTAAAAAATCGGGTCCTCAGTAA
- a CDS encoding type IV secretion protein Dot codes for MLYFVLCNLKISQFGRNPMSYQKIELSISLSLDSPKLDESDFILLSTKYLEKSLGKKKEFAGFFEDIERLYFNQNYKEAIEKILDFCKKNESLLSQKVVQRLVEVAPRLKSNPKDNESRRLYETLYADHLESVIKQESDLSVFNELRDSYNAVKPEYAVTHETEIKTLDEAKQFILSFVMLNDNVELPLKAQSERYPKKDRSREELGNTPSANPGIMKPNSPNFSDNLVPARDVPKIAINEKVVGGYSKTKPTTPFVASLSGTTYSLMVVLKDYIEKHKTDKDIEKKVNQIINLWISSYIKEGYHSYSEVVDVLTEPFIQSTFDEANIKLNYGVLDETHAEFRKAQDYVFGMTIRSAMHHELLDRFKNKEKLQEEAKNFETVLNKLNQNVENTGRYRETLQKLNEVFQDWSAGKKSYDAFKSESNQLIHDIESEEQKSNRGLGSMLKNLGNYLLYLITFRFLKEDYQKSSSPATMLVTELKDRFEQIDHLHKNSLSLKKVTHPGPKYTSSSDETADVRKSAVNTDKPSKKQDSEAKETLDSEQLDEVQRQDDKSARLQ; via the coding sequence TTGTTATATTTTGTACTATGTAATTTAAAAATTAGTCAATTTGGCAGAAATCCCATGTCATACCAAAAAATAGAACTCAGTATTTCATTATCATTAGACTCTCCAAAGTTAGATGAGTCTGATTTTATATTGCTCTCAACTAAGTATCTTGAAAAATCACTGGGTAAAAAGAAAGAATTTGCTGGTTTTTTTGAAGACATAGAAAGACTATATTTTAATCAGAATTACAAGGAAGCAATTGAAAAAATTTTAGATTTCTGTAAAAAAAATGAATCCTTATTAAGTCAAAAAGTTGTCCAGAGGCTGGTAGAGGTCGCTCCTAGATTAAAAAGCAATCCTAAAGACAATGAAAGCAGAAGGCTTTATGAAACCTTGTATGCAGATCACCTTGAATCGGTCATTAAGCAAGAGAGTGATCTTTCTGTATTTAATGAGTTGAGAGACAGTTATAATGCGGTAAAACCTGAGTATGCAGTAACTCATGAGACCGAAATCAAAACGTTGGATGAGGCCAAGCAATTCATTTTATCCTTTGTCATGCTGAATGATAATGTTGAGCTGCCCTTAAAAGCGCAATCAGAGCGATACCCCAAAAAGGACAGATCCAGAGAAGAATTGGGGAATACTCCCTCTGCGAATCCGGGAATTATGAAACCTAACTCCCCCAATTTTTCTGATAATCTGGTGCCTGCCAGAGATGTGCCCAAAATAGCTATTAATGAGAAAGTAGTGGGTGGATATTCAAAAACAAAGCCTACTACTCCTTTTGTTGCGTCGCTGTCTGGTACAACTTATTCACTCATGGTGGTGTTAAAAGACTATATTGAAAAGCATAAAACAGACAAAGACATTGAAAAGAAAGTAAACCAGATCATTAATTTATGGATTTCCAGTTATATTAAGGAAGGTTATCACAGCTATAGTGAAGTTGTTGATGTTTTGACAGAACCGTTTATTCAATCCACTTTTGATGAAGCAAACATTAAATTAAATTATGGTGTACTGGATGAAACGCACGCAGAATTTCGTAAAGCTCAGGATTATGTTTTTGGTATGACAATCCGATCAGCAATGCATCATGAACTACTGGATCGATTTAAGAATAAAGAAAAACTTCAAGAGGAAGCAAAGAATTTTGAGACTGTCTTAAATAAACTCAACCAGAATGTTGAAAATACAGGTCGCTACCGAGAGACACTTCAGAAATTAAATGAGGTATTTCAGGATTGGTCTGCAGGCAAAAAAAGCTATGATGCTTTTAAAAGTGAGTCTAATCAATTGATTCATGATATTGAATCGGAAGAGCAAAAAAGTAATCGTGGTCTTGGCTCCATGCTGAAGAACCTGGGAAATTATCTTTTATACTTGATTACCTTTCGTTTTTTGAAAGAAGACTATCAAAAATCGTCTAGTCCGGCCACAATGCTAGTCACTGAGTTAAAAGATAGATTTGAGCAAATAGATCATTTACATAAAAACAGCCTCTCTTTAAAAAAGGTAACACACCCTGGTCCTAAATATACTTCATCATCTGATGAGACAGCAGACGTTCGCAAATCAGCTGTCAATACTGACAAGCCTAGTAAAAAGCAAGACAGTGAAGCAAAAGAGACATTAGATTCTGAGCAATTGGATGAAGTTCAAAGACAAGATGACAAAAGCGCTCGTTTACAATAG